Proteins from a genomic interval of Xanthomonas sp. AM6:
- a CDS encoding UDP-N-acetylmuramoyl-L-alanyl-D-glutamate--2,6-diaminopimelate ligase, translating into MSRALPLSKLLPDLALARDVQVSGLVMDSRAVRPGDAFVAIAGFGAHGLGFAAQARANGAAAILFEPPAPAELPAPADAIAVPGLRARMGAMADQFHGHPSQTMTMIGVTGTNGKTSTVQLLAQAWQCLGTRSGSIGTLGVGLYGDVVPTGFTTPLVLQTHALLAQLRDAGAQAVAMEVSSHALDQGRVDAVHFDVAVFTNLTRDHLDYHGDMAGYGAAKARLFATPGLKAAVVNLDDAFGRELLATLEPHLRRIGVSSRGQAGAALRAEALRLDARGIGFDLLIGEARHPVQSALLGRFNVDNLLAVAGALHALDVAPARIAATLSQLQPIRGRMNRLGGTGAQPLLVVDYAHTPDALEQALDSLRGHAHGRLLCVFGCGGERDTGKRPQMAAIAQRLADVVIVTDDNPRGEDGDRIVADILAGFSDLQAVRVQRDRAQAIAQAVAEAGSEDIVLIAGKGHEPYQEIAGVQHPFDDTEIAAQALQARAAPAMEGAR; encoded by the coding sequence GTGAGCCGCGCGCTGCCGCTGTCCAAGCTGCTGCCGGACCTGGCGCTGGCGCGCGACGTGCAGGTGTCCGGGCTGGTCATGGACAGCCGCGCGGTGCGCCCCGGCGATGCGTTCGTGGCGATCGCCGGGTTCGGCGCGCACGGGCTGGGCTTCGCCGCGCAGGCGCGCGCCAACGGCGCCGCGGCGATCCTGTTCGAACCGCCGGCGCCGGCCGAGCTGCCGGCCCCGGCCGACGCGATCGCGGTGCCGGGCCTGCGCGCGCGCATGGGCGCGATGGCCGACCAGTTCCATGGCCATCCGTCGCAGACGATGACCATGATCGGGGTCACCGGCACCAACGGCAAGACCTCCACCGTGCAGCTGCTGGCGCAGGCCTGGCAGTGCCTGGGCACGCGCAGCGGCAGCATCGGCACGCTCGGCGTGGGCCTGTACGGCGACGTGGTGCCGACCGGGTTCACCACGCCGCTGGTGCTGCAGACGCACGCGCTGCTGGCGCAGCTGCGCGACGCCGGTGCGCAGGCGGTGGCGATGGAAGTGAGCTCGCATGCGCTGGACCAGGGCCGCGTGGATGCGGTGCACTTCGACGTGGCCGTGTTCACCAACCTCACCCGCGACCATCTGGACTACCACGGCGACATGGCCGGCTACGGCGCGGCCAAGGCGCGCCTGTTCGCCACGCCGGGGCTGAAGGCGGCGGTGGTCAATCTCGACGACGCGTTCGGCCGCGAGTTGCTGGCGACGCTGGAGCCGCACCTGCGCCGCATCGGCGTCAGCTCGCGCGGCCAGGCCGGCGCCGCGCTGCGCGCCGAGGCGCTGCGCCTGGACGCGCGCGGCATCGGTTTCGACCTGCTGATCGGCGAGGCGCGGCATCCGGTGCAGTCGGCGCTGCTGGGCCGTTTCAACGTCGACAACCTGCTGGCGGTAGCCGGCGCGCTGCATGCGCTGGACGTGGCGCCGGCGCGCATCGCCGCGACGCTGTCGCAGCTGCAGCCGATCCGCGGGCGCATGAACCGCCTCGGCGGCACCGGGGCGCAGCCGCTGCTGGTGGTCGATTACGCGCACACCCCGGACGCGCTGGAGCAGGCGCTGGACAGCCTGCGCGGCCACGCGCACGGCCGCCTGCTGTGCGTGTTCGGCTGCGGCGGCGAGCGCGACACCGGCAAGCGCCCGCAGATGGCGGCGATCGCGCAGCGCCTGGCCGACGTGGTGATCGTCACCGACGACAACCCGCGCGGCGAGGACGGCGACCGCATCGTCGCCGACATCCTGGCCGGCTTCAGCGACCTGCAGGCGGTACGCGTGCAGCGCGACCGCGCGCAGGCCATCGCCCAGGCCGTGGCCGAGGCCGGCAGCGAGGACATCGTGCTGATCGCCGGCAAGGGCCACGAGCCGTACCAGGAGATCGCCGGCGTGCAGCATCCGTTCGACGACACCGAGATCGCCGCGCAGGCGCTGCAGGCGCGCGCCGCCCCGGCGATGGAGGGCGCGCGATGA
- a CDS encoding penicillin-binding protein 2, with protein MSKTGRNRPRSNFNLRGRLVLVGAALSLCSVTLIGRAAYVQLINSDFYQRQGEARYLRELPIATSRGMITDRNGEPLAVSTPVESIWVNPQELLRNPDRIPQLAQALELPSDELTAKLSQKADKEFMYLKRRINPDKAHAVVALGIPGVFSQREFRRFYPQGEAMAHVLGFTNIDDRGQEGLELAFDEWLRGKPGSKRVIRDRKGAIVESIDLVKPAQPGKDLTLSIDRRIQFLAYKELRKALEENKAAAGSIVIVDVNSGEVLAMVNLPTYNPNAVSGVNSDARRNRAVTDLVEPGSTMKPLTVATALQAGVVTPNTVIDTNPGFMTLGRYTIRDVPRNNGVLNVTGVITRSSNIGAAKIVAKLDDQAFYQSVRKFGYGSAPHSGFPGESAGVVSHPGSPSWYGTTKTTMSYGYGLSVTPLQIATAYTALGNNGKLMQPTFVKGQHQEAREVISPQVAREVVAMMETVVTQGGAKGAAVLGYHVAGKTGTARLNGPGGYIRGHYNALFAGLVPATNPRFATVIVINDPQGAKYYGGLVSAPVFHNVMEGALRLMDVPPDDIQAWLAAQAAGKSGHAPPPAPVEPDPATVPDAAAEVDAALPSVHAVAPAPAALPTPLQETRQ; from the coding sequence ATGAGCAAGACCGGCCGCAACCGCCCGCGCAGCAACTTCAATCTCCGCGGCCGCCTGGTCCTGGTCGGCGCGGCGCTGAGCCTGTGCTCGGTCACGCTGATCGGGCGCGCCGCCTACGTGCAGCTGATCAACAGCGATTTCTACCAGCGCCAGGGCGAGGCGCGCTACCTGCGCGAGCTGCCGATCGCGACCTCGCGCGGCATGATCACCGACCGCAACGGCGAGCCGCTGGCGGTGTCCACGCCGGTCGAGTCGATCTGGGTCAACCCGCAGGAGCTGCTGCGCAATCCCGACCGCATCCCGCAGCTGGCGCAGGCGCTGGAGCTGCCCAGCGACGAGCTGACCGCCAAGCTGTCGCAGAAGGCGGACAAGGAGTTCATGTACCTCAAGCGCCGGATCAATCCGGACAAGGCGCATGCGGTGGTCGCGCTGGGCATCCCGGGCGTGTTCTCGCAGCGCGAGTTCCGCCGCTTCTACCCGCAGGGCGAAGCGATGGCGCACGTGCTCGGCTTCACCAACATCGACGACCGCGGCCAGGAAGGGCTGGAGCTGGCGTTCGACGAGTGGCTGCGCGGCAAGCCCGGCTCCAAGCGCGTGATCCGCGACCGCAAGGGCGCGATCGTGGAGAGCATCGACCTGGTCAAGCCGGCGCAGCCGGGCAAGGACCTGACCCTGAGCATCGACCGCCGCATCCAGTTCCTGGCCTACAAGGAACTGCGCAAGGCGCTGGAAGAGAACAAGGCCGCGGCCGGCTCGATCGTGATCGTGGACGTGAACAGCGGCGAAGTGCTGGCCATGGTCAACCTGCCGACCTACAACCCGAACGCGGTCAGCGGGGTCAATTCCGACGCGCGCCGCAACCGCGCGGTCACCGATCTGGTCGAGCCGGGTTCGACGATGAAGCCGCTGACCGTGGCCACCGCGCTGCAGGCCGGCGTGGTCACGCCGAATACCGTGATCGACACCAATCCGGGCTTCATGACCCTGGGCCGGTACACGATCCGCGACGTGCCGCGCAACAACGGCGTGCTCAACGTCACCGGCGTGATCACCCGCAGCTCCAACATCGGCGCGGCCAAGATCGTCGCCAAGCTGGACGACCAGGCGTTCTACCAGTCGGTGCGCAAGTTCGGCTACGGCAGCGCGCCGCACAGCGGCTTCCCCGGCGAGTCGGCCGGCGTGGTGTCGCATCCGGGCAGCCCGAGCTGGTACGGCACCACCAAGACCACCATGTCCTACGGCTACGGCCTGTCGGTGACGCCGCTGCAGATCGCCACCGCGTACACCGCGCTGGGCAACAACGGCAAGCTGATGCAGCCGACCTTCGTCAAGGGCCAGCACCAGGAAGCGCGCGAGGTGATCAGCCCGCAAGTGGCGCGGGAAGTGGTGGCGATGATGGAGACCGTGGTCACCCAGGGCGGCGCCAAGGGCGCGGCCGTGCTCGGCTACCACGTCGCCGGCAAGACCGGCACCGCGCGCCTCAACGGTCCGGGCGGCTACATCCGCGGCCACTACAACGCGCTGTTCGCCGGCCTGGTGCCGGCGACCAATCCGCGCTTCGCCACGGTCATCGTGATCAACGATCCGCAGGGCGCCAAGTACTACGGCGGCCTGGTCTCCGCGCCGGTGTTCCACAACGTGATGGAAGGCGCGCTGCGGCTGATGGACGTGCCGCCGGACGACATCCAGGCGTGGCTGGCGGCGCAGGCCGCCGGCAAGAGCGGCCATGCGCCGCCGCCGGCGCCGGTGGAGCCGGATCCGGCCACCGTGCCCGATGCGGCCGCCGAGGTCGATGCCGCGCTGCCCAGCGTGCACGCCGTCGCGCCGGCGCCGGCCGCGTTGCCGACGCCATTGCAGGAGACCCGCCAGTGA
- the ftsL gene encoding cell division protein FtsL yields MSRLLLIVLLACTIASAIGVVYMRHRHRQLFVELSRLEHDRDELNIEFGRLQLEQATWAESNRVDQVARERLGMKFPETGDIVVVRP; encoded by the coding sequence ATGAGCCGGCTGCTGCTCATCGTCCTGCTCGCCTGCACCATCGCCTCGGCGATCGGGGTGGTGTACATGCGCCATCGCCACCGGCAGCTGTTCGTGGAGCTGTCGCGGCTGGAGCACGACCGCGACGAGCTGAACATCGAGTTCGGCCGGTTGCAGCTGGAGCAGGCGACCTGGGCCGAGAGCAATCGCGTCGACCAGGTCGCGCGCGAGCGGCTGGGCATGAAGTTCCCGGAAACCGGCGACATCGTGGTGGTGCGGCCATGA
- the rsmH gene encoding 16S rRNA (cytosine(1402)-N(4))-methyltransferase RsmH, producing MRGQAQAGHLPVSQPPAAHVPVLFAQVMDGLQVIEDGIYLDGTFGRGGHARGVLHKLGPGGRLLLMDKDPEAIAEAEHAFGGDARVRIRRGSFAELGQWDAAADLDGVLFDLGVSSPQLDVAARGFSFGKDGPLDMRMDPDAGESAAQWLARADERDIADVLWTYGDERQSRRIARAIVARRAEQPLTRTAQLAELIASVMPRGDSKTHPATRSFQAIRIHINRELADLEAGLDAALARLKPGGRLAVISFHSLEDRIVKQFMNRHAKAPPSNRRLPEAQPFVPTLRLHGGAIKADSAELAVNPRARSAVLRVAEKLGLGIGNSGLEKSARPIPNPQSPIPASPTGGAR from the coding sequence ATGCGCGGACAGGCGCAGGCCGGTCACCTTCCGGTGTCGCAACCGCCGGCGGCGCACGTGCCGGTGTTGTTCGCGCAGGTCATGGACGGGCTGCAGGTGATCGAAGACGGAATCTATCTGGATGGCACGTTCGGGCGTGGCGGACACGCGCGCGGGGTGCTGCACAAACTCGGCCCAGGAGGCCGGCTGCTGTTGATGGACAAGGATCCCGAGGCGATCGCCGAAGCCGAACATGCGTTCGGCGGCGACGCGCGCGTGCGCATCCGCCGCGGCAGCTTCGCCGAGCTGGGGCAGTGGGACGCCGCCGCCGACCTGGACGGGGTGCTGTTCGACCTGGGCGTCTCCTCGCCGCAGCTGGACGTGGCCGCGCGCGGCTTCTCGTTCGGCAAGGACGGCCCGCTGGACATGCGCATGGACCCGGACGCCGGCGAGAGCGCGGCGCAGTGGCTGGCGCGCGCCGACGAGCGCGACATCGCCGACGTGCTGTGGACCTACGGCGACGAGCGCCAGAGCCGGCGCATCGCCCGCGCGATCGTGGCGCGCCGCGCCGAGCAGCCGCTGACCCGCACCGCGCAGCTGGCCGAACTGATCGCCAGCGTGATGCCGCGCGGCGACAGCAAGACCCACCCGGCCACGCGCAGCTTCCAGGCGATCCGCATCCACATCAACCGCGAGCTGGCCGACCTCGAGGCCGGGCTGGACGCGGCGCTGGCCAGGCTCAAGCCGGGCGGCCGGCTGGCGGTGATCAGCTTCCACTCGCTGGAAGACCGCATCGTCAAGCAGTTCATGAACCGCCACGCCAAGGCCCCGCCGAGCAACCGCCGCCTGCCCGAGGCGCAGCCGTTCGTGCCGACGTTGCGGCTGCATGGCGGCGCGATCAAGGCCGACAGCGCCGAACTGGCAGTCAATCCGCGCGCGCGCAGCGCGGTGTTGCGGGTGGCCGAGAAGCTGGGATTGGGGATTGGGAATTCGGGATTGGAGAAGAGCGCTCGCCCGATCCCCAATCCCCAATCTCCAATCCCGGCGTCTCCGACAGGAGGCGCCCGATGA
- a CDS encoding division/cell wall cluster transcriptional repressor MraZ translates to MAVPTAYRDLVARASGNRLVLTYNPFEAGCLWLYAEKEWERVRDDVMAKPNTQRVVRILQQKLVGSSAALELDANSRITIPPSHRAAVGIEKRAVLLGMGDKFELWSEQAHRALIQQTLSDEDLGDGLLDLKL, encoded by the coding sequence ATGGCGGTTCCCACCGCGTACCGCGACCTCGTCGCGCGTGCGAGCGGCAATCGGCTGGTGCTGACCTACAACCCGTTCGAAGCCGGATGCCTGTGGCTGTATGCGGAGAAGGAATGGGAGCGGGTCCGTGACGACGTCATGGCCAAGCCCAACACCCAGCGCGTGGTGCGGATCCTGCAGCAGAAGCTGGTGGGTTCCTCGGCCGCGCTGGAACTGGACGCCAACAGCCGCATCACCATTCCGCCGAGCCATCGCGCCGCGGTGGGCATTGAAAAGCGCGCCGTGCTGTTGGGCATGGGCGACAAGTTCGAATTGTGGAGCGAGCAGGCTCATCGCGCATTGATCCAGCAGACCTTGTCTGACGAGGATCTGGGCGATGGATTGCTCGATCTGAAGTTGTGA
- a CDS encoding NRDE family protein, giving the protein MCLVALALESHPRWRLLLVGNRDEFHARPTAPLQRWAAPAQRVLAGRDLRSGGSWVGLDDAGRCTVVTNVRDPLASMSGASRGALVADYLAGAAPAAAFADALALRADAYPPFNLLLADADGAQYLGNHPLARQHLAPGIHGMSNGALDAPWPKTARLCEAVADWIAAGDEDPAPLWRALVDETVADDAQLPDTGVGLELERRLSPAFIRGHDYGTRASTIVAVDESGRGWIHERRFGANGVFLGETRLEGLRTGDSGPGKSNSKSET; this is encoded by the coding sequence ATGTGCCTGGTCGCCCTCGCCCTGGAATCGCACCCGCGCTGGCGCCTGCTGCTGGTCGGCAACCGCGACGAATTCCACGCCCGTCCGACCGCCCCGCTGCAGCGCTGGGCGGCGCCGGCGCAGCGCGTGCTGGCCGGGCGCGACCTGCGTTCCGGCGGCAGCTGGGTCGGCCTGGACGACGCCGGCCGCTGCACCGTGGTGACCAACGTGCGCGACCCGCTGGCGTCGATGTCCGGCGCCTCGCGCGGCGCCCTGGTCGCCGACTACCTGGCCGGCGCCGCGCCGGCGGCCGCCTTCGCCGATGCCCTGGCGCTGCGCGCCGACGCCTACCCGCCGTTCAACCTGTTGCTGGCCGACGCCGACGGCGCCCAGTACCTGGGCAACCACCCGCTGGCCCGCCAGCACCTGGCGCCGGGCATCCATGGCATGTCCAACGGCGCGCTGGACGCACCGTGGCCGAAGACCGCGCGCCTGTGCGAGGCCGTGGCCGACTGGATCGCGGCCGGCGACGAGGATCCGGCGCCGCTGTGGCGGGCGCTGGTCGACGAGACCGTCGCCGACGACGCGCAACTGCCCGACACCGGCGTGGGCCTGGAACTGGAGCGGCGCCTGTCGCCGGCCTTCATCCGCGGCCACGACTACGGCACCCGCGCCAGCACCATCGTGGCGGTGGACGAGAGCGGACGCGGCTGGATCCACGAGCGCCGCTTCGGCGCGAACGGCGTGTTTCTGGGAGAGACGCGGCTTGAAGGGCTCAGGACCGGGGACTCGGGACCCGGCAAGAGC